The Flavivirga eckloniae genomic interval CATATACAACTCGAATCAGTTACATTTGCTAAATGGATTTTGAATTACAACAATGTGTTGGAGCCCGATTAAGGCGTTTATCTAGACAAACAGATCATTTGTTTAGAAAATGTTTAAAGGGCTATGATATTTCCGAGAATCAAATGACATTGTTATTTGCATTACATGTTTCAGGGAAAATTGAACAAGGTTTATTGGGTAAAGAACTGGTAATAGACAAATCTTCGATGAGTAGAAACATGTCCTTACTTTCAAAAAAAGGATACATTATTAAAAGTAATGATTATCATCCACAGGTAGAACTCTCTAAAAAAGGTGAAGACATCGTGTTAAAACTCATTCCCCTTTGGAAACAAACTATGGATACTATTTATGAAAAACTTGGTGATGAGGGTATGGAAATGATAGAAAATATTGAAAGCAAATTGATTTAATCTTTTTTTAAAAATTTAAATGTTG includes:
- a CDS encoding MarR family winged helix-turn-helix transcriptional regulator; the protein is MDFELQQCVGARLRRLSRQTDHLFRKCLKGYDISENQMTLLFALHVSGKIEQGLLGKELVIDKSSMSRNMSLLSKKGYIIKSNDYHPQVELSKKGEDIVLKLIPLWKQTMDTIYEKLGDEGMEMIENIESKLI